A genomic segment from Neodiprion lecontei isolate iyNeoLeco1 chromosome 1, iyNeoLeco1.1, whole genome shotgun sequence encodes:
- the LOC107228099 gene encoding pre-mRNA-splicing factor 38A: MANRTVKDAKSIRGTNPQYLVEKIIRSRIYDSKYWKEECFALTAELLVDKAMELKYIGGVFGGNVKPTPFLCLILKMLQIQPEKDIIVEFIKNEEFKYVRALGALYMRLTGTSVDCYKYLEPLFNDNRKLRRQNKQGQYELIHMDEFIDELLREERSCDVILPRIQKRHVLEENNEIEGKISALEDDMDEGIESSDDEDVPVVKEEVRKRTEDFERERHRDREKRHARPEKKVEREKRRSRSRERERDRRERKRSKSPKLYSSSSHKDKDRDKDRHRRDDREKERDRDRRRERERPRH, from the exons ATGGCGAACCGCACGGTAAAAGACGCGAAGTCTATTCGCGGTACAAATCCACAATATttagtagaaaaaataatcagatcACGAATATACGATTCGAAATATTGGAAAGAAGAATGTTTTGCGTTAACCGCCGAACTTTTGGTCGACAAAGCGATGGAGTTAAA aTATATCGGGGGAGTGTTTGGCGGCAATGTAAAGCCAACGCCATTCCTCTGTTTGATTCTGAAAATGCTTCAAATCCAACCAGAAAAGGATATCATAGTCGAATTcatcaaaaatgaagaatttaaGTATGTACGTGCCTTAGGAGCTTTGTACATGCGACTAACTGGCACCTCTGTTGATTGCTACAAATATTTGGAACCTCTATTCAACGataatagaaaattgagacgACAGAATAAGCAGGGTCAATATGAATTGATCCATATGGACGAATTCATTGATGAGCTACTCAGAGAGGAAAGATCGTGCGATGTTATTTTACCCAGAATACAGAAGCGCCATGTTctagaagaaaataatgaaatag AGGGAAAAATATCCGCACTCGAGGACGACATGGATGAGGGAATTGAGTCTTCAGATGACGAAGATGTGCCCGTAGTAAAGGAGGAAGTTCGTAAACGTACAGAAGACTTTGAAAGAGAGCGTCACAGGGATCGAGAAAAGAGACATGCTCGCCCtgagaaaaaagtagaaagGGAGAAACGGCGGTCCAGAAGTAGGGAGCGGGAAAGAGACAGGAGGGAACGTAAACGAAGCAAATCTCCTAAACTGTATTCCTCATCATCACACAAAGATAAAGATCGTGATAAGGATAGGCACAGAAGGGACGACagggagaaagaaagagatcGAGATCGTCGGAGAGAACGAGAGCGGCCTAGGCACTAA